The following coding sequences are from one Mytilus trossulus isolate FHL-02 chromosome 8, PNRI_Mtr1.1.1.hap1, whole genome shotgun sequence window:
- the LOC134681174 gene encoding uncharacterized protein LOC134681174: MASSKPIPCGPCLEGKVNTEADIWCYNCDEGLCSTCSGHHRRSKGTRDHKTIHIKSYKPSVQVIETQCDIHGQQLNLYCPSHLMPCCVQCISKSHSKCTGIKSLTSVLEKTKIEKSKESVEKEINSILQLLGKIVNKKSENIKRGEQEYQSIKEFIVKIRNEIDKHLTHLEKKICNEAETILNEEKSKATDLIAEIEENQKNLKKMQDQLHLVIPHASKLQSFLAVHQIEQKVYQCQRYIDDLENDDRAKEYTIKMEKNNEVEKIIKKLGSLGELTVVKTDMDLKRETSVRREAQVESQEQSRINNMTMNIETQIEINMVMIISDIICLSDGRLIIVEWTGKVSLLTPDGKLLKQLPIPGKAWSVTQINQNTIAITYPQEKAIKIFNMENETVTKVITLDKECSGLSSSDDSLVVGLNDNEIRIIDLKGNTLKSIKVQSASNLMNLVYCNDRVIYSDYNGNAVYSVDQSGKQIWQYTQDLSGPRGLCTDTYGNIIIADEDLYRIIVISKDGKGSKVLLSDGLENPTCICMKQNESSGFICDGNGKDLTKFNLSSG; this comes from the coding sequence ATGGCATCCAGTAAACCTATTCCATGTGGACCTTGTTTAGAAGGAAAAGTGAACACTGAAGCTGATATCTGGTGTTACAACTGTGATGAAGGATTATGTTCAACATGTTCTGGTCATCACAGAAGATCTAAAGGAACACGTGATCATAAGACTATTCATATTAAAAGTTATAAACCATCTGTCCAAGTTATTGAAACACAATGTGACATACATGGTCAACAACTCAACTTGTATTGTCCAAGTCATTTAATGCCTTGCTGTGTTCAATGTATTTCCAAAAGTCATTCAAAGTGTACCGGAATAAAAAGTTTAACTAGCGTTTTGGAGAAAACCAAGATTGAAAAATCTAAAGAATCTGTAGAGAAAGAAATCAACTCCATCTTACAACTCttaggtaaaattgttaataaaaaatcagaaaacattAAAAGAGGAGAACAAGAATATCAAAGCATTAAAGAATTCATTGTGAAAATACGcaatgaaatagataaacatTTAACCCACCTAGAGAAGAAGATATGCAATGAGGCAGAGACCATCTTGAatgaagaaaaatcaaaagccaCAGATTTAATTGCTGAAATTGAAGAGAATCAGAAAAACTTAAAGAAAATGCAAGACCAGTTACATTTAGTCATACCACATGCCTCAAAACTCCAATCTTTTCTAGCTGTACATCAGATTGAACAAAAAGTATATCAATGTCAACGATATATAGATGATCTTGAAAATGACGACAGGGCAAAAGAATATACCATCAAAATGGAGAAAAACAATGaagtagaaaaaataataaaaaagttaggATCCTTAGGAGAATTAACCGTTGTTAAAACAGATATGGATTTGAAGAGAGAGACAAGCGTGAGGAGGGAAGCACAAGTAGAATCACAAGAACAATCAAGGATAAACAATATGACCATGAACATTGAGACACAGATAGAGATCAACATGGTGATGATCATAAGTGACATAATTTGTCTGAGTGATGGAAGACTTATAATAGTGGAATGGACTGGCAAAGTTAGCCTACTAACTCCCGATGGCAAACTACTGAAACAGTTACCTATACCTGGTAAAGCCTGGAGTGTTACACAGATCAATCAGAACACTATTGCCATAACTTATCCTCAGGAGAAAGCCATTAAGATCTTCAATATGGAGAATGAAACAGTAACCAAAGTTATCACATTAGATAAAGAATGCAGTGGATTATCATCATCAGATGATTCTCTTGTTGTAGGTTTGAATGATAATGAAATCCGTATTATAGACTTAAAAGGAAATACACTGAAGTCAATAAAAGTTCAGAGTGCATCAAATCTGATGAACCTTGTTTACTGTAATGACAGAGTAATCTATAGTGACTATAATGGTAATGCAGTTTACAGTGTTGATCAATCAGGTAAACAGATCTGGCAATATACACAGGATTTATCAGGACCAAGGGGACTTTGTACAGATACTTATGGTAACATTATAATAGCAGATGAAGACTTGTATAGAATAATAGTAATATCAAAAGATGGAAAGGGTAGTAAAGTACTGCTTAGTGATGGACTGGAGAATCCTACATGCATTTGTATGAAACAAAATGAGTCTTCAGGTTTTATTTGTGATGGCAATGGCAAAGACTTGACAAAGTTCAATTTATCTTCTGGATGA